From the genome of Sulfitobacter sp. DSM 110093, one region includes:
- a CDS encoding zinc-finger domain-containing protein, producing MTLQAPETRIVNTWRVACDGSEGALGHPRVWLQIPQDRGWVECGYCDCKFVHTDFEGKV from the coding sequence ATGACCCTGCAAGCGCCCGAAACCCGCATCGTGAACACTTGGCGCGTGGCCTGCGACGGCAGCGAAGGCGCGCTTGGCCATCCGCGCGTCTGGCTGCAAATCCCCCAAGATCGCGGCTGGGTCGAATGCGGTTATTGTGACTGTAAATTCGTCCATACGGATTTCGAAGGCAAAGTCTGA
- the polA gene encoding DNA polymerase I, producing MTFGKGHHLHLIDGSAFIFRAYHALPPLTRKSDGIPIGAVAGFCNMLHRYVEGNTGPNAPTHVAVIFDKGSHTFRNDMYDQYKANREAMPEDLRPQIPLTRTATEAFNIACKELEGYEADDIIATLAVQARAAGGRCTIISSDKDLMQLVGDGVEMLDAMKNKTIDRDGVFEKFGVYPDRVVDVQALAGDSVDNVPGAPGIGIKTAALLINEYGDLDALLERANEIKQPKRRQTLIDHAEQIRLSRSLVLLDENTPLDFTIDDLEVRDPDPEQLLGFLSEMEFRTLSKRVAEVLGREAPAIPDAPAPAVADAPQVADVPFDHSKYEQVSDAEALRVWLDRIYEVGYVAVDTETTGLNEMTAELVGVSLSVEAGQACYIPLTHKASRSDDLFGSDDLAPGQMPIEEALQLLTPMLEDPAILKIGQNMKYDGKIFAQLGITVAPIDDTMLMSYAMHAGLHGHGMDTLSERYLGHTPLPIKPLLGSGKSAVTFDKVPMEDAVPYAAEDADVTLRLWKLFKPQLHRAEVTKVYETLERPLVPVLAQMERSGILVDRDTLSRMSNAFAQKMAGLEADIHDLAGEAFNVGSPAQLGEILFGKMGLDGGKKGKTGKYSTGADVLEDLATEHDLARRVLDWRQLSKLKSTYTDALQDHVNADTGRVHTCYSIAGAATGRLASTDPNLQNIPIRSEEGRRIREAFVAPEGKVLVALDYSQIELRILAHIAQIDALKEAFQRGDDIHAMTASEMFDVPMDQMTPEIRRNAKAINFGVIYGISGFGLARNLRIPRAEAQGFIDRYFERFPGIRTYMDDTKAFAKEHGFVQTLFGRKINTPNIGAKGPQAGFAARAAINAPIQGTAADVIRRAMVRMPEAIADLPATMLLQVHDELLFEVEKGAEDALIAAAREVMENANDPVVKLDVKLIVDAGVGANWAEAH from the coding sequence ATGACATTCGGCAAAGGCCACCACCTGCATCTGATCGACGGCTCAGCCTTCATCTTTCGCGCCTATCACGCCCTGCCACCGCTGACGCGCAAATCCGACGGCATACCCATCGGCGCCGTGGCGGGCTTTTGCAACATGCTGCACCGCTATGTTGAGGGCAACACCGGCCCCAATGCGCCGACGCACGTCGCCGTGATTTTCGACAAGGGCAGCCACACTTTCCGCAATGACATGTACGACCAGTACAAGGCCAATCGCGAGGCCATGCCCGAAGACCTGCGCCCGCAGATCCCGCTGACCCGCACCGCGACCGAGGCCTTCAACATCGCCTGCAAAGAGCTTGAGGGCTATGAGGCCGACGACATCATCGCCACCCTCGCCGTACAGGCCCGCGCCGCCGGGGGGCGTTGCACGATAATCAGTTCCGACAAAGACCTGATGCAGCTGGTCGGCGACGGCGTGGAAATGCTGGACGCGATGAAGAACAAGACCATCGACCGCGATGGCGTCTTCGAGAAGTTCGGCGTCTACCCTGACCGCGTGGTGGATGTGCAGGCGCTGGCGGGCGATTCGGTCGACAACGTGCCCGGCGCGCCCGGCATCGGCATCAAGACAGCGGCGCTGCTGATCAACGAATACGGCGATCTGGATGCGCTGCTAGAGCGCGCGAACGAGATCAAACAGCCCAAACGCCGCCAAACCCTGATCGACCATGCCGAGCAAATCCGCCTCAGCCGCAGCCTCGTCTTGCTGGATGAGAACACACCGCTGGATTTCACCATCGACGATCTTGAGGTTCGCGACCCGGACCCGGAACAGCTCCTCGGCTTCCTGTCTGAGATGGAGTTCCGCACCCTGTCAAAGCGCGTGGCCGAAGTGCTGGGCCGCGAAGCCCCCGCCATCCCCGACGCGCCAGCGCCCGCCGTGGCCGACGCACCGCAAGTGGCAGACGTACCCTTCGACCACAGCAAGTATGAGCAGGTCAGCGACGCCGAGGCGCTGCGCGTCTGGCTCGACCGGATTTATGAGGTCGGCTATGTCGCGGTCGATACCGAAACCACCGGTCTGAACGAGATGACCGCCGAACTGGTCGGCGTGTCGCTGTCGGTTGAAGCCGGGCAGGCCTGCTATATCCCGCTGACCCACAAGGCCAGCCGCAGCGATGATCTGTTCGGCTCCGATGACCTCGCCCCCGGCCAGATGCCGATTGAGGAAGCCTTGCAACTGCTGACCCCGATGCTGGAGGATCCTGCGATTCTCAAGATCGGGCAAAACATGAAATACGACGGCAAAATCTTTGCCCAACTGGGCATTACTGTCGCGCCCATCGACGACACGATGCTGATGTCCTACGCGATGCACGCAGGTCTGCACGGGCATGGCATGGATACGCTTTCCGAACGCTACCTTGGCCACACGCCCCTGCCGATCAAACCGCTACTGGGCAGCGGCAAATCCGCCGTGACCTTTGACAAGGTGCCGATGGAAGACGCCGTGCCTTATGCCGCCGAGGATGCCGATGTCACCCTGCGCCTGTGGAAACTCTTCAAGCCGCAGTTGCACCGCGCTGAAGTGACCAAAGTCTACGAAACGCTTGAGCGCCCGTTGGTGCCCGTGTTGGCGCAGATGGAGCGTTCGGGGATACTCGTCGACCGCGATACGCTCAGCCGGATGTCCAACGCTTTCGCCCAGAAAATGGCGGGGCTAGAGGCTGACATTCACGATCTGGCCGGAGAAGCGTTCAACGTAGGCTCCCCCGCGCAGCTTGGTGAAATCTTGTTTGGCAAAATGGGGCTTGATGGCGGCAAGAAGGGCAAGACCGGCAAATATTCCACCGGTGCGGATGTGCTGGAGGATCTGGCCACCGAACATGACCTCGCCCGTCGGGTGCTGGACTGGCGGCAACTGTCCAAGCTGAAGTCGACCTATACCGACGCGCTGCAAGACCATGTGAACGCCGATACGGGGCGGGTGCACACCTGCTATTCTATCGCCGGGGCGGCGACGGGGCGTTTGGCCTCGACCGATCCGAACCTGCAAAACATCCCGATCCGCTCCGAAGAAGGCCGCCGCATTCGTGAGGCTTTCGTCGCCCCCGAGGGCAAGGTTCTGGTGGCGCTGGACTACAGCCAGATCGAGCTGCGCATCCTCGCACATATCGCCCAGATCGACGCGCTCAAGGAAGCTTTCCAACGCGGCGACGACATCCACGCCATGACAGCGTCCGAGATGTTCGACGTGCCGATGGATCAGATGACCCCCGAGATCCGCCGCAACGCCAAGGCAATCAACTTTGGCGTGATCTACGGCATCTCCGGCTTTGGCCTTGCGCGCAATCTGCGCATTCCACGGGCCGAGGCGCAGGGCTTTATCGACCGCTATTTCGAACGTTTCCCCGGCATCCGCACCTATATGGATGACACCAAAGCCTTTGCCAAAGAGCACGGGTTTGTGCAGACGCTGTTCGGTCGCAAGATCAACACGCCCAACATCGGCGCAAAGGGGCCGCAGGCCGGTTTCGCCGCCCGCGCCGCGATCAACGCGCCGATCCAAGGCACCGCCGCCGACGTGATCCGCCGCGCCATGGTGCGGATGCCCGAGGCCATCGCCGATCTGCCCGCGACGATGCTGTTGCAGGTGCACGATGAACTGCTGTTCGAAGTCGAAAAAGGGGCCGAAGACGCCCTGATCGCCGCCGCGCGCGAGGTGATGGAGAACGCCAATGATCCGGTGGTGAAGCTTGACGTAAAGCTGATCGTCGATGCTGGCGTCGGTGCCAACTGGGCGGAGGCGCATTGA
- a CDS encoding YdeI/OmpD-associated family protein, translating to MDHTDLPEDLAQALEETGAQAGWDGYSDELRDDALAWIDDARTTTARSKRVDDVARFAGKGLPPTPFQ from the coding sequence ATGGATCATACAGACCTCCCCGAAGACCTCGCCCAAGCGCTGGAAGAGACCGGCGCACAGGCGGGCTGGGACGGCTACAGCGATGAGTTGCGCGACGATGCGCTGGCGTGGATTGACGATGCGCGGACCACGACAGCGCGGTCCAAGCGGGTCGATGATGTGGCGCGCTTTGCGGGCAAGGGGCTGCCGCCGACACCGTTTCAGTGA
- a CDS encoding glutathione S-transferase, whose product MTPILYSFRRCPYAMRARLAIAASSTQVHLREVVLRDKPDAFLAASPTATVPCLVTDEGPIDESLDIMKWALALNDPEGWRDMPSAGHDWIARADGPFKDALDRTKYATRYPDVDPEEQRAKAAAFLQDLDAQLDDWIFDRPTLADYAILPFVRQFAFIDRDWFDAQDWPHLQGWLDRFLTSPRFESVMSKYPQWQPDDAPVSFP is encoded by the coding sequence ATGACCCCAATTCTCTACTCCTTCCGCCGATGCCCCTACGCCATGCGCGCCCGCCTCGCTATCGCCGCCTCGAGCACGCAGGTCCATCTGCGCGAAGTCGTCTTGCGCGACAAACCCGATGCCTTTCTTGCAGCCTCCCCCACTGCCACCGTCCCTTGCCTCGTGACAGACGAGGGCCCAATCGACGAAAGCCTCGACATCATGAAATGGGCGCTGGCGCTGAACGATCCCGAAGGCTGGCGCGACATGCCGAGCGCAGGCCACGACTGGATCGCCCGCGCCGATGGCCCGTTCAAAGACGCGCTGGACCGCACCAAATACGCCACCCGCTATCCCGATGTGGACCCCGAAGAACAACGCGCCAAGGCCGCCGCCTTTCTCCAAGACCTCGATGCGCAACTGGACGATTGGATTTTCGACCGTCCCACGCTGGCAGATTACGCGATCCTGCCCTTCGTGCGGCAGTTCGCCTTCATCGACCGCGACTGGTTCGACGCTCAGGATTGGCCGCATCTGCAAGGGTGGCTCGACCGCTTCCTCACCTCGCCCCGGTTCGAAAGCGTGATGAGCAAATACCCCCAGTGGCAGCCCGACGATGCGCCGGTGTCATTCCCCTAA